In Aequorivita sp. H23M31, a single window of DNA contains:
- a CDS encoding GSCFA domain-containing protein, translating into MKLQTEIELRPEENQIDYSSKILLLGSCFSENIGAKFDYYKFQNLQNPFGVIFNPISIEKLIARAIENNRFSDRDIFQHNGIWKCFEVHSELSSLDKYEILENLNSALQNLQESLLTSSHIIFTFGTSWVSRNTEKDEIVANCHKLPQKDFNKELLSIKRISESLINTAERISAINPNAIVINTISPVRHIKDGFTENSLSKAHLISAINGLKSSLVYRKPYYFPSYEIMMDELRDYRYYSEDLIHPNKTAIEIIWEKFLKVWIDPETKFIQKEIASIQIGLFHKPFNPESVEHHKFQEKLQQKISSIKEQFPHIKF; encoded by the coding sequence TCTATTATTGGGAAGTTGTTTTTCGGAGAATATTGGGGCAAAGTTTGATTATTACAAATTCCAGAATCTCCAGAACCCTTTCGGGGTTATCTTCAATCCGATTTCTATTGAAAAATTGATTGCTCGCGCTATCGAAAACAATAGATTTTCTGATAGAGATATTTTTCAGCATAACGGAATTTGGAAATGTTTTGAAGTGCACTCTGAACTTTCATCCTTAGATAAATATGAAATTTTAGAAAATCTAAATTCAGCACTTCAGAATTTACAGGAATCCCTCCTTACTTCATCGCATATAATCTTTACATTCGGCACTTCATGGGTGTCCCGGAATACTGAAAAAGATGAAATAGTGGCCAACTGCCATAAACTTCCACAGAAGGATTTTAATAAGGAATTGCTTTCAATTAAGCGGATTTCCGAAAGTCTTATAAATACAGCAGAAAGGATTTCAGCCATAAATCCGAATGCTATTGTTATAAATACAATTTCGCCCGTTAGGCATATTAAGGATGGATTTACAGAGAATTCTTTAAGCAAAGCTCATCTTATTTCTGCAATCAATGGTCTAAAATCGTCCCTCGTATATCGTAAACCCTATTATTTTCCTTCCTATGAAATAATGATGGACGAACTTCGTGATTACCGTTATTATTCAGAAGACCTCATTCACCCAAATAAAACGGCAATTGAGATTATTTGGGAGAAATTTTTAAAAGTGTGGATTGATCCAGAAACAAAATTTATTCAAAAAGAAATTGCCTCAATACAAATAGGATTATTCCATAAACCTTTCAATCCAGAAAGTGTAGAGCATCATAAGTTTCAAGAGAAACTACAGCAAAAAATCTCTTCTATTAAAGAGCAATTTCCCCATATTAAGTTTTAA
- a CDS encoding DUF6252 family protein has translation MKTFKKSILILMAVVAVSLTSCKKDDDGGGGGSTASGTVSAKVNGSGYTSDVLLTSAILTNSNGTSSLLISANTMNGKNITLSIMSFFDGVGTYNIGGGANVFTSASYTEVDIANPTNQKTWVAPYDETVAGEIKVSEITDTFVKGTFYFNAKSDIDGTREITEGSFNVNLQ, from the coding sequence ATGAAAACATTTAAAAAATCTATTTTAATTTTAATGGCAGTCGTTGCAGTTAGTCTTACCTCTTGTAAAAAGGATGATGATGGTGGAGGGGGCGGAAGCACTGCTTCTGGTACGGTAAGTGCGAAAGTAAATGGCTCTGGGTATACCTCCGATGTTCTTCTTACATCAGCGATTCTAACTAATTCCAATGGCACGAGTTCTCTTCTTATTTCGGCTAACACTATGAATGGCAAAAATATCACTTTGTCCATAATGAGTTTTTTCGACGGAGTGGGTACTTATAATATTGGTGGAGGTGCGAATGTATTTACCAGTGCCAGCTATACCGAAGTGGATATTGCCAATCCTACGAATCAGAAAACCTGGGTTGCTCCTTATGACGAGACGGTGGCTGGCGAGATTAAAGTTTCTGAAATCACGGATACATTTGTTAAAGGTACTTTTTATTTCAATGCTAAAAGTGACATTGATGGAACAAGAGAAATTACAGAAGGTTCATTCAATGTGAATTTACAGTAA
- a CDS encoding outer membrane protein assembly factor BamB family protein, translating into MKTSTLFILIFSYIMIIANPVSAQKAEQPDFRYDTRAKINDMTLTQGGTMVVATNDGLVGIKPGSNELLFDFTEYGKVKPEELTFVPNAPYVIIYQGGFANLSSKKTVIDYMSGQTLFSTETNGWKDVITCDVMMPQNKLVVSGNRTSKEQYAAQVAVYDLNTGKEDYRFDIGEPGRVGIAKSYVVTGRPLLLKNSLVLPTSQGVFNMETKTGELLWQNKMKNMNSLVADGTEKEIYAFESVNNGKNTRIHKISINGGELWKDDHKVKGEVVNFEILPNGIAVVSNQSDGGSNSVFARSNESNIAFLSASNGEDLWDKAPKTKGYVQHFYVMDDGILFGIYQGGINKISFDGQTLFKKPLKTGENILTMAHTSQGLIYITSEDANIVNLSTGDAVWGKPLKYKRASAVSSTFDAKNNRYLISADETLYAVDANSGEVSTLASTKFEGKEAPSNVEVRTDGILVSSDQNMLLMDWNGQPKWQEYYRAPGKSAMGAILAGVTAVATATTAVAAANSSVQNKLSGYDSQSRRDAELAGGMAAASGASIAEMMKRFKATAATENDQFILTKLDDGVGLVKLNKDTGEKAKEIVLKDKKPEYVVDDLGGILYYKADNNSIFAYDLRK; encoded by the coding sequence ATGAAAACTTCGACACTTTTTATTTTAATATTTTCCTATATAATGATTATTGCAAATCCTGTTTCTGCGCAGAAAGCTGAACAACCGGATTTCCGATATGATACCCGCGCTAAAATAAATGATATGACATTAACCCAGGGCGGAACCATGGTGGTAGCGACCAACGATGGTCTTGTGGGAATAAAACCGGGGAGCAATGAACTGTTGTTCGATTTTACCGAATATGGTAAGGTAAAACCCGAGGAACTTACTTTTGTGCCAAATGCACCTTATGTAATAATCTATCAAGGTGGTTTTGCGAATTTAAGTTCTAAAAAAACCGTAATAGATTATATGTCAGGGCAAACTTTGTTTAGCACCGAAACCAATGGTTGGAAAGATGTTATAACCTGTGATGTTATGATGCCACAAAACAAATTGGTGGTGAGCGGCAATCGAACTTCAAAAGAACAGTATGCGGCACAAGTTGCGGTTTATGACCTTAATACTGGTAAAGAAGATTACAGATTTGATATTGGCGAACCTGGCAGAGTTGGAATTGCTAAATCTTATGTAGTCACTGGCAGACCACTGTTATTGAAGAATAGCCTGGTGTTGCCAACCTCGCAAGGGGTTTTTAATATGGAGACTAAAACTGGCGAATTGTTATGGCAAAATAAGATGAAAAACATGAATTCACTTGTTGCCGATGGAACCGAAAAAGAAATTTACGCTTTTGAGAGTGTTAACAATGGTAAAAATACACGGATTCATAAGATAAGCATTAACGGTGGCGAACTTTGGAAGGATGATCATAAAGTGAAGGGAGAAGTTGTAAATTTTGAAATTCTTCCAAATGGCATTGCGGTCGTGAGCAATCAAAGTGATGGAGGTAGTAATAGTGTTTTTGCTCGAAGCAACGAATCTAATATCGCATTTTTAAGTGCTTCCAATGGTGAGGATCTTTGGGATAAAGCTCCAAAAACGAAAGGCTATGTCCAACATTTCTATGTAATGGACGACGGTATTCTCTTCGGAATCTATCAAGGAGGAATCAATAAAATTTCATTTGATGGACAAACCCTCTTTAAAAAACCTCTAAAAACAGGTGAAAACATTCTAACTATGGCACATACCTCGCAGGGACTTATCTATATCACTTCTGAAGATGCCAACATTGTTAACCTAAGTACCGGTGATGCCGTATGGGGGAAGCCTCTAAAATATAAGAGAGCGAGTGCGGTAAGCTCTACTTTCGATGCCAAAAACAATAGATACCTTATAAGTGCCGACGAAACTTTGTATGCAGTAGATGCAAACTCAGGAGAGGTCAGTACCTTGGCATCAACAAAATTTGAAGGAAAGGAAGCTCCATCCAATGTAGAAGTGCGTACCGATGGAATCTTGGTAAGCAGCGACCAAAATATGCTGTTGATGGATTGGAACGGGCAACCTAAATGGCAAGAATATTATCGCGCCCCAGGAAAAAGTGCAATGGGCGCTATTTTGGCGGGAGTTACGGCAGTGGCTACAGCAACCACGGCGGTTGCAGCGGCCAACTCATCGGTTCAAAACAAATTGTCAGGATATGATAGCCAATCCCGACGCGATGCTGAGTTAGCTGGTGGTATGGCGGCAGCTAGTGGAGCTTCTATAGCCGAAATGATGAAGCGATTTAAGGCTACCGCTGCGACAGAAAACGATCAGTTTATTTTGACAAAATTGGATGACGGTGTAGGTCTTGTAAAACTAAATAAGGATACTGGTGAGAAAGCAAAGGAAATTGTACTAAAGGACAAAAAACCCGAATATGTGGTTGATGATCTTGGAGGTATTTTGTATTACAAAGCGGATAACAATTCAATTTTCGCTTATGATCTAAGAAAATAA
- a CDS encoding ATP-binding protein — protein MFFSRSLCIFLVAVFAISQCYSQKGQIDKTLLKAYQSSDSSDYYFNSAKKMVRQKADSANYLYFKAFKKIALSQNDSAAYYFDRAIPLLKNLDSLNRLRKCYNQYHHIKLAAGNYESALEYSQKALSVAEQLKDTAYISLHLSDIGNVYHDFEDYKKGVFYAKKAFDIMNSSSKKDYKYLIFANNVIGINFDDWKKPDSALFYHYKNLKYLQEVEDTLRYSFVYNNIGNTLLKQKKYSEAKKYQARALAMDKIKNESYFLASDYTNMGTIAYNENNNQLAKEYFAEAEVYAKKSGSIEKMRDLALQRAWFYKKIGDYKKAYEFQEKFFVLRDSVFNEQRAGKVAEMETRYETEKKEKALAESRADLAESQLRVEQRNIFIYGLIALAIILGLLIYLIFFRHKLKTRQLQKEGELKLALSKIETQNQLEEQRLRISRDLHDNIGSQLTFIISSLDTLKYRLGETARETTAQLSSISKFTAQTIYELRDTIWAMNKSDISVEDLQVRISNFIENAKNSSSVHIRFYDFLKDKHFSSVQGMNIYRIMQEAVNNALKYSEATEITITLSETSNSLDEYPSSIMMEVKDNGKGFDLQKPEFGNGIANIKKRASDLGGKVEIISNLNEGTVVRLKLKNSE, from the coding sequence ATGTTTTTTAGCCGCTCCTTGTGCATCTTTTTAGTGGCGGTCTTTGCAATTTCTCAATGTTATTCCCAAAAGGGACAAATAGATAAAACACTTCTAAAGGCTTATCAAAGTTCCGATTCTTCTGACTATTATTTCAACTCCGCAAAAAAGATGGTTCGGCAGAAAGCTGACTCTGCAAATTATCTCTATTTTAAAGCCTTTAAAAAAATTGCTCTTTCCCAAAATGACAGTGCTGCTTATTATTTTGATAGAGCCATTCCACTTCTAAAGAATTTAGATAGCCTTAATCGGTTGCGAAAATGTTATAATCAGTATCACCACATTAAATTGGCGGCGGGAAATTATGAAAGTGCGCTGGAATATTCCCAAAAAGCTCTTTCGGTTGCCGAGCAATTAAAAGATACCGCCTATATTTCCCTTCATTTATCGGATATCGGAAATGTCTATCACGATTTCGAAGATTATAAAAAAGGTGTTTTTTACGCAAAGAAAGCCTTTGACATCATGAATTCTTCATCAAAGAAGGATTACAAATACCTCATCTTCGCAAATAACGTTATCGGGATCAATTTTGACGATTGGAAGAAACCTGATAGTGCCCTTTTTTATCATTACAAAAATTTAAAATACCTCCAGGAAGTAGAAGACACGTTGCGCTATAGTTTCGTTTATAATAATATTGGGAACACGCTTTTAAAACAAAAAAAGTATTCCGAAGCTAAAAAATACCAAGCCCGCGCCTTAGCGATGGATAAAATCAAGAATGAAAGTTATTTCCTGGCTTCCGATTATACCAATATGGGAACCATAGCTTATAATGAGAACAATAACCAACTTGCGAAGGAATACTTTGCAGAGGCTGAAGTCTATGCTAAAAAAAGTGGAAGTATCGAAAAGATGAGGGATCTGGCCCTGCAGCGCGCTTGGTTCTATAAAAAAATCGGCGATTATAAAAAGGCCTATGAATTTCAGGAGAAGTTTTTTGTATTGAGAGATTCCGTTTTCAATGAGCAACGCGCTGGCAAAGTTGCGGAAATGGAAACGAGATATGAAACGGAAAAAAAGGAAAAAGCCTTAGCCGAATCAAGAGCAGATCTTGCGGAAAGTCAATTGAGGGTAGAGCAGAGAAACATTTTTATTTATGGTTTGATTGCATTGGCAATTATTTTGGGTTTATTAATTTATCTTATTTTCTTTCGTCATAAATTAAAAACGCGACAGTTGCAAAAGGAAGGGGAGCTTAAACTTGCCTTGAGTAAAATCGAAACCCAAAATCAGTTGGAGGAACAACGGCTCCGTATCTCTCGCGACTTGCACGATAATATAGGATCTCAGCTCACTTTTATTATTTCATCCCTAGATACTTTAAAATATAGACTGGGTGAAACTGCGCGCGAAACAACGGCTCAACTTTCATCCATCAGCAAATTTACCGCACAGACTATTTATGAACTTCGGGATACAATCTGGGCCATGAACAAATCCGATATTTCCGTTGAGGATCTTCAGGTGCGTATTTCAAATTTTATTGAAAACGCTAAAAATTCTAGCAGCGTCCATATCCGCTTTTATGATTTTTTAAAAGATAAACATTTTTCATCCGTCCAGGGTATGAATATTTACCGAATTATGCAGGAGGCGGTAAACAATGCTTTAAAGTATTCTGAAGCAACCGAGATAACAATAACACTCTCCGAAACCTCAAATTCTTTAGATGAATATCCTTCGAGCATTATGATGGAAGTGAAAGACAATGGGAAAGGCTTTGACCTTCAAAAGCCAGAATTTGGAAATGGTATAGCGAATATTAAAAAACGGGCATCGGATTTGGGTGGCAAAGTGGAAATAATCTCGAACCTGAATGAAGGTACTGTCGTGCGGTTAAAACTAAAAAATTCAGAATAA
- a CDS encoding tetratricopeptide repeat-containing sensor histidine kinase, which translates to MIFRNTILLNAWLRNKKYYFHNMLIIRLLSLFFFVVFVSNFGFSQQKYGISIDSLNQQAISIYKSDPQKALSILNTALKKSESLRNNAYMALTKNNLGIVNREIGEFERAKTFSEEAVAISKDELVQASAYNNLGAVSRKMGRYQDAIEYYLSALKIYQEKNLEKEQATVNNNIGMVYSVLEMNEKAIEYHLKAKDFFEEVSDKKGISEAYNNIAIIYAQEGNFEEALSYFKHSLKVERELNDRKGIAESENNVGGVYYYMGKADSALFYFESSARIEKSIGNFSGVGASYNNIAQVMMENNQVKASKIYIDSAYYYASKSQTSHDVEMALYNYYEFYNANSDFKNSLKFYKNYSEYKDSILSLSNIQSLQELEIKYQTERKENEILHQRAQLAEKELEVRKKNTFIFGSLGLALVLGLIGYLLYNQQKLKNRQLHRESELKSALAKIETQNKLQEQRLRISRDLHDNIGAQLTFIISSIDNLKYGFTDIGQKLGDKLSGISSFTAQTIYELRDTIWAMNKENITFEDLHARIANFIEHAKNASGKTDFSFNLGETLDPGHMFSSVEGMNIYRIIQEAVNNALKYSNAEVVETNISKGTKQYHIEISDNGKGFDPGTVKMGNGLNNMKKRSREIGGQIHFISEINKGTKVILKFPIKK; encoded by the coding sequence ATGATTTTCAGAAATACAATCTTATTGAATGCTTGGTTGCGCAACAAGAAATATTACTTTCATAATATGCTCATAATTAGACTTTTATCGTTGTTCTTTTTTGTTGTTTTTGTTAGTAATTTTGGATTTTCCCAACAAAAATATGGTATAAGCATTGACAGTCTCAATCAGCAGGCAATTTCAATCTATAAATCCGATCCCCAAAAAGCACTTTCCATATTAAATACAGCCTTGAAAAAGTCTGAATCCCTTCGGAATAATGCTTATATGGCACTTACTAAAAATAATCTAGGCATTGTAAATAGGGAAATTGGTGAATTTGAAAGAGCCAAAACTTTTTCAGAAGAAGCTGTCGCAATTTCTAAAGATGAACTCGTTCAAGCTTCAGCATATAATAATCTTGGCGCAGTGTCCAGAAAAATGGGGCGGTATCAGGATGCAATAGAATATTACTTAAGTGCCTTAAAAATTTACCAGGAAAAAAATCTTGAAAAGGAGCAAGCCACAGTAAATAATAACATTGGAATGGTTTATAGTGTCCTGGAAATGAATGAAAAAGCAATTGAATATCATTTAAAGGCTAAGGATTTTTTTGAAGAAGTGAGCGACAAGAAGGGTATATCCGAAGCCTACAATAATATTGCAATAATTTACGCCCAAGAGGGCAATTTTGAGGAGGCCTTATCTTATTTTAAACACTCACTTAAAGTTGAAAGGGAGTTGAACGATAGGAAAGGCATTGCAGAATCGGAGAATAACGTGGGTGGTGTTTATTATTATATGGGAAAAGCAGATTCGGCGCTTTTTTACTTTGAATCCTCGGCGAGAATTGAAAAATCTATTGGCAACTTTTCGGGAGTTGGGGCTAGTTATAATAATATAGCCCAAGTTATGATGGAGAATAATCAAGTAAAGGCATCTAAAATCTATATAGATTCCGCATACTATTATGCATCTAAAAGCCAAACCTCCCACGATGTAGAAATGGCGCTCTATAACTATTATGAATTCTATAATGCCAATAGTGACTTTAAAAACTCCCTGAAATTTTACAAGAATTATTCTGAATATAAGGATAGTATCTTGAGTTTGTCCAACATCCAGTCCCTTCAAGAATTGGAAATTAAATATCAAACAGAAAGAAAAGAAAACGAAATTTTACACCAACGCGCGCAACTTGCTGAGAAGGAGCTGGAAGTGCGCAAAAAAAACACCTTTATATTTGGCAGTTTGGGCTTGGCTCTTGTGCTGGGGTTAATTGGGTATTTACTGTACAACCAACAAAAACTAAAAAACCGCCAGCTTCATCGTGAAAGCGAGCTTAAATCTGCCCTGGCAAAAATAGAAACCCAAAACAAACTCCAGGAGCAACGTTTAAGGATTTCCCGTGATTTGCATGATAATATTGGAGCTCAATTGACCTTTATTATTTCAAGTATAGATAATTTGAAATACGGTTTTACGGACATTGGTCAAAAATTGGGAGATAAACTTTCTGGAATTAGCAGTTTTACTGCTCAAACTATTTATGAACTTCGGGATACTATTTGGGCGATGAACAAAGAAAATATAACTTTTGAAGATCTGCATGCTCGTATTGCCAACTTTATCGAACACGCCAAGAATGCTTCCGGGAAAACCGATTTTTCCTTTAATTTGGGTGAAACATTAGACCCAGGACATATGTTTTCCTCAGTTGAGGGAATGAATATTTACCGAATTATCCAGGAAGCTGTAAACAACGCTTTAAAATATTCCAATGCCGAAGTCGTCGAAACCAACATCTCTAAAGGAACAAAACAATATCACATTGAAATTTCGGATAATGGAAAAGGTTTTGATCCGGGCACAGTTAAAATGGGCAACGGACTCAATAATATGAAAAAACGGAGTCGCGAAATTGGTGGTCAAATACATTTTATTTCAGAAATAAATAAGGGGACAAAGGTGATTTTGAAATTTCCCATAAAGAAATAA